One Variibacter gotjawalensis genomic window, AGCGAACGGCCGCACGTACGTATCGGTAAACCCGATCGCACAGGCGGCCGAATAAAGACGGTGAAACTCAAGGTTTCGCCGGCTCTGTAGCCCCGGCGAAGCCCCTGAGACAAAAATTCAGGTGCCTTCGAGGGGGAGACGGGAAGCCGGCTCTCCCTCGAAGCGTTTAGGGCGCGCCGCTTCGAGATCGACAGATGCCCGATCGATCGCACGATTGCCGTCTCGGGATCGTGTTCTGGAGCCTGGCCATGACTCTCCTCGAAGAACTGCCGACCGGAACCTTCAGCGGCGCTAGTATGCCCGTCCTCGAGACGGAGCGGCTCACGTTGCGTGCACCGCGCCTCGAGGACGCAAAAGCGATCGCGGCGCTCGCGGGCGACCGTCGCGTAGCGGAAAACACGCGGCGCATTCCGCATCCGTACCGGGTCGAGGACGCCGAACAATTCATCGCAAAGGCGGGCGCCGCCATGCCGAACGAGATGGCCCTCATGGTCATCGAGCGCGAAGGCGATCTCGTCGGCGGTTGCAGTCTCACGATGCTCGACGGCCCGGCTCCCGAAGTCATTTTCTGGCTCGG contains:
- a CDS encoding GNAT family N-acetyltransferase translates to MTLLEELPTGTFSGASMPVLETERLTLRAPRLEDAKAIAALAGDRRVAENTRRIPHPYRVEDAEQFIAKAGAAMPNEMALMVIEREGDLVGGCSLTMLDGPAPEVIFWLGVPFWGQGYATEALRAIIDHAFTDLDHKVLQAGTRVTNPASRRILEKCGFQWTGVGLHRIRSIKSSAPIDHFRLDRGLWQSLKSWGQTRRVA